Proteins co-encoded in one Erwinia sp. genomic window:
- the narK_1 gene encoding Nitrate/nitrite transporter NarK (ID:JIFNMEKO_02217;~source:Prodigal:2.6), whose amino-acid sequence MLFSAVSVNLNRVGFDFTTKQLFLLTALPSVSGALLRVPYSFVVPLFGGRRWTAFSTAILLIPCIWLGYAVQDTSTSFGTFIIIALLCGFAGANLASSMGNISFFFPKARQGGALGINGGLGNMGVSVMQFFAPLAISCSLFGFFGGGAQTASDGTTLWLENAAWIWVPFLIIATVAAWYGMNDLATAKSSLRQQLPVLRRPHLWILSVLYLATFGSFIGFSAGFAMLAKTQFPDVMILHYAFFGPLLGAMARSIGGIISDRFGGVRVTLCNFIVMTCFTLLLFMTLPGAGETGSFIAFFVVFMVLFINAGLGSGSTYQMIAVIFRKLTLDRMKAAGATDAQAQHEAVTETSAALGFISAIGALGGFFIPQTFGLSLSMTGSPAGAMKIFLLFYLLCVAITWLVYGRKKG is encoded by the coding sequence ATGCTGTTCAGTGCGGTGAGCGTAAATTTAAACCGGGTTGGCTTTGATTTTACCACTAAACAGCTTTTTCTGCTGACGGCGCTGCCTTCGGTATCAGGTGCCTTGCTGCGTGTGCCTTACTCATTTGTCGTACCACTATTTGGTGGTCGTCGCTGGACGGCATTCAGTACTGCTATTTTACTGATCCCCTGCATCTGGCTTGGTTACGCGGTGCAGGATACCAGCACCTCATTTGGTACCTTTATCATCATCGCCTTGCTGTGTGGTTTCGCCGGAGCCAATCTTGCCTCCAGTATGGGCAATATCAGTTTTTTCTTTCCTAAAGCACGCCAGGGCGGTGCGCTGGGTATTAACGGCGGACTGGGAAACATGGGCGTCAGTGTAATGCAGTTTTTCGCCCCGCTAGCTATCTCGTGTTCATTGTTTGGTTTTTTTGGCGGTGGCGCACAGACTGCCAGCGATGGCACAACGCTGTGGCTGGAAAACGCGGCATGGATTTGGGTGCCATTTCTGATTATCGCAACAGTAGCTGCCTGGTATGGTATGAATGACCTGGCAACAGCAAAATCATCACTGCGTCAGCAGCTGCCAGTCCTCAGACGTCCCCATTTATGGATACTTTCAGTACTTTACCTCGCAACATTCGGTTCTTTTATCGGATTTTCAGCCGGATTTGCCATGCTGGCGAAAACCCAGTTTCCCGATGTAATGATTCTGCATTATGCCTTCTTTGGGCCGCTGCTGGGGGCGATGGCACGCTCTATCGGGGGGATAATTTCAGACCGTTTTGGTGGTGTCAGAGTTACGTTATGTAACTTTATCGTCATGACCTGCTTCACTTTACTGCTATTTATGACCCTGCCGGGTGCGGGAGAGACCGGCTCGTTTATCGCTTTCTTTGTGGTGTTTATGGTGCTGTTTATTAACGCAGGTTTAGGCAGTGGTTCCACCTACCAAATGATTGCGGTGATCTTCCGTAAGTTAACCCTGGATCGTATGAAGGCCGCAGGTGCGACCGATGCCCAGGCTCAGCACGAAGCGGTAACAGAGACATCAGCAGCGTTAGGGTTTATCTCCGCGATTGGGGCATTGGGTGGATTTTTTATCCCGCAAACCTTCGGGTTGTCATTGTCGATGACCGGTTCACCTGCCGGCGCGATGAAGATCTTTTTACTGTTTTATCTGCTTTGCGTGGCAATCACCTGGCTGGTGTATGGCCGTAAAAAAGGGTGA
- the narK_2 gene encoding Nitrate/nitrite transporter NarK (ID:JIFNMEKO_02218;~source:Prodigal:2.6) has protein sequence MSQEISPPDRCRKGVIENWQPEEPVFWQQQGKKVASRNLWI, from the coding sequence ATGTCACAGGAAATTTCGCCACCGGATCGGTGTCGCAAAGGAGTGATTGAAAACTGGCAGCCGGAAGAGCCTGTTTTCTGGCAACAACAGGGTAAAAAGGTGGCCAGCCGTAATCTGTGGATTTAA
- the narL gene encoding Nitrate/nitrite response regulator protein NarL (ID:JIFNMEKO_02219;~source:Prodigal:2.6), producing the protein MNSETATILLIDDHPLLRNGVKQLIALDPRLQVIAEAGNGADGMALAASHDPDLILLDLNMPGMNGLDTLLQLRTLELSGRIVVFTVSDHEDDVINAIRRGADGYLLKDMEPEALLNSLHQAAAGQMVLSDALTNLLVAALREDRASEHRTTDTLTRRERGILQLIAQGMTNKAIARKLSITESTVKVHVKHVLKIMKLRSRVEAAVWVLQNPHQ; encoded by the coding sequence GTGAACAGTGAAACAGCGACTATTTTGCTGATCGACGACCATCCGTTGCTACGGAACGGAGTCAAACAACTGATTGCGTTAGATCCCCGCCTGCAGGTTATCGCTGAAGCGGGTAATGGGGCTGATGGCATGGCACTCGCTGCCAGTCATGACCCCGATTTGATCCTGCTCGATTTAAATATGCCCGGAATGAACGGTCTTGATACGCTATTGCAGCTGCGTACCCTCGAGCTGTCAGGCCGCATTGTGGTATTCACCGTATCTGATCATGAAGATGATGTGATCAATGCCATCCGACGAGGTGCGGATGGTTATCTGTTGAAAGATATGGAACCGGAAGCGCTGCTCAACTCGCTGCATCAGGCTGCCGCCGGGCAAATGGTACTGAGTGACGCACTGACCAATCTGCTGGTCGCCGCACTGCGTGAAGATCGCGCCAGTGAACACCGCACCACGGATACACTGACGCGGCGTGAACGGGGTATCCTGCAATTGATTGCACAAGGTATGACAAATAAAGCCATTGCCAGAAAGCTGTCGATTACCGAAAGCACTGTCAAAGTGCATGTAAAACACGTGCTTAAAATAATGAAACTGCGCTCACGAGTAGAGGCCGCTGTCTGGGTTTTGCAAAATCCACATCAGTAA
- a CDS encoding hypothetical protein (ID:JIFNMEKO_02220;~source:Prodigal:2.6): protein MADGASTFSYSVTVKDSNGNPVPGATITPAADKMAVTTLVNGTTNAEGVAIVTLQSSTTAVSNITVSASTGNGAVVQADKSVSFIADTLSATVSNVVLEGSEVTKIADGINSFTYKVIVRDVNGNLVPGVTVTAKADKPGVSTEVSGVTDQSGETRVRLNSTTSAVAEIMLSAQVESSAAINADKRVSFIAELASAAVSSVTLNGQETSKVADGVNSFIYTAVVKDRHGNPVQGVSVTPAVDKSAVTVEVSAVTNAEGETLITLTSSTTAVLDIMVNARIGTTDAVEADHRVSITGNIASAVVSQLILEGDVITKSADGRNNFTYTATVLDTNQNPVPGATITAAATSSNVTIAVNGVTNRDGQTTVTLTSTITAALDIMLVAQTGSSASKNANKTVSFTGDSASVLVSSVILQGSEVVKAANGQNSFTYIVTVKDSTGNRVPGVSLQASADKPGVNASVQGITNRDGEVSVTLTSTTTAALDVMVSAHTDNTTPVDANQRVSFTGDVTSAKVSLVTLNGAEVSKVANGNSAFTYTVSVIDAHGNAVPGVSLIATADTNDVTTAVSGTTDYLGQSTITLTSTTRAALDIMVNAQVVGGTPVNANKTVNFTGNVASGSVSRVELNGNSVSKAADGVSTFTYTAIVRDGNGNLVPDAVVIATADKSGVTTRVEGVTDREGQVVITLTSTTTAALNVLVSAKLSNTSSVDADKKVSFTGDLASATVSTVELNGTEISKPADGQSQFTYTVTVKDRHGNRVPGALFTASADKSGVTALVSGVTNDAGQAVITLQSSTVAALDIMVSAQAATGNAVDANKSVSFTGNLASAAVSSVVLEGSETSKIANGVNTFTYIVTVKDQNGNRVPGATVTSVADKSGVSVAVSSITDRNGQSTVTLTSSTIAALDIMVSAVTANTTAVNADKKVSFIAELASAAVSNVVLNGTQTSKIADGINNFTYTVTVKDRHGNLVPGATVIAGVNKTGVGTAVMGLTNNYGQVTVTLTSTTEAVADIIVHAGVGSTATVNAQTAVSFVADQASAAVKSVILVGTETERVANGTSSFSYSVTVKDNNGNPVPGVTPVVIADKSGVSTSVSTPTDAHGVTVIRLTSTTTAVANIMVTAQVGNSAAANADKRVSFIAELASATVSSVVLNGSETRKVADGVNSFTYTVTVKDRNGNLVPGAAVTVSASKSGVTASVSGVTRTNGTAILTLTSSKKAVEAVRARARVGTSTQVEADREVSFIADAATATVTSVVLNGSETSKVADGVNRFTYTVTVKDSNGNLLPGATIVAAADKSAVSVSVSGVTNSEGVATITLISTTTAVAQITVSAQTGSSAAVSASPAVNFIADRVSATVTSVVLNGSETCLIANGLNSFTYTVTVKDSNGNRVPGVGIVAVADKAHVTTGVSGITDTQGVTTVTLTSTTTAVSGITVSAGVNSQSYISANQQVSFIADLATAAVSEVSLNGSETRKVADGVNSFTYAVTVKDSNGNRVPGAAITVAADKAGVSTSVSGVTDAQGVTTITLTSSSTAVADILVSARVSGTTAADADMRVSFIADLSSAKVSSVVLDGTVTSKVANGSSSFTYTVTVKDRNGNLVPGAEITTAADKAAVSTAVSGITDAQGVTRITLTSTVTAVADILVNARVSGTEAADANLRVSFTADLASAVVSSVVLDGSITSKVADGVNTFTYSVIVKDSNGNRVPGAQITAAADKAGVSTLVSGLTNAEGVATVTLTSSTVAVADISVSARVANTVASVAADKVSFIADRASATVSQVLLNGTETSKVANGSNNFTYTVRVTDRYGNAVPEMSVAAAADKSYVSTGVSGVTNAQGETTVTLTSSTTAVRGITVSASVDNQPSVNANKQVSFIGDLATAMVSAVVLNGSETSKVADGVNNFTYSVTVKDSFGNRVSGAQVVVTADRGDVITSVNGVTDEQGEITATLTSTTTAVYNVTLRAQVGSGTTVNADKTVNFIFDESSARVSVVLLEGDVVSKVANGSNSFTFIAQLVDSHGNAVRKAGLPVSWSQNKGQLVTLPGSSMTDANGRASIILTSTTTAVSKITVTGQYQATTAVNASKNVSFIYDVATAKVSSVVLNDATVLKVANGSDSFTYTARLSDSNGNAIAEAGLTVSWAQDKGTLVTLPATSQTNEHGEATIVLTSTMNGVNDVHVSGRYGTTVAVNADKTVSFAAVQYATTGLVTNAKTGSGLSGAKIELYQNDQLLNTYTSGSDGKFTTQLIAGIYQVKISLSGFITLERTIEIKANGDTSFSFPLSPMLDGNYARIMLSWSEPNPKDLDSHLYVPNTNPAGSRIPINYMSREPSGANANLDLDRQASPGAETITIVKDNVGKYLYFVHAYSTGGSQGAIFKADVTINLSNGQTRSFTPPAQPIEGRITPGSYWLVFELDTTSGEPVITEINTIGNKPAL from the coding sequence GTGGCAGATGGGGCCAGTACCTTCAGTTATAGCGTGACGGTGAAAGACAGCAACGGTAACCCGGTGCCGGGGGCCACCATTACACCTGCTGCCGATAAGATGGCGGTGACAACCCTGGTCAATGGCACAACCAATGCTGAAGGGGTGGCAATAGTGACACTGCAAAGCAGCACCACTGCTGTGTCGAACATTACTGTCAGTGCCAGTACCGGCAACGGCGCTGTCGTACAGGCAGACAAATCAGTGAGTTTTATCGCGGATACTCTTTCAGCTACTGTCAGTAATGTCGTACTGGAAGGGAGCGAAGTCACCAAAATTGCCGATGGCATTAATAGTTTTACTTACAAAGTCATTGTCAGGGATGTTAATGGCAACCTGGTGCCAGGCGTGACAGTAACGGCTAAGGCAGATAAGCCTGGAGTCAGTACTGAGGTCAGTGGAGTCACTGATCAGTCAGGAGAAACCCGCGTTAGGCTAAACAGTACCACCAGTGCTGTAGCAGAGATCATGCTTAGCGCACAAGTGGAGAGTTCGGCGGCAATTAATGCAGACAAACGTGTCAGCTTTATCGCCGAGTTAGCCTCTGCGGCAGTGAGTAGCGTGACACTAAACGGACAGGAAACCAGTAAAGTCGCTGATGGGGTTAACTCCTTTATTTATACTGCGGTGGTAAAAGATCGCCATGGCAATCCGGTACAGGGGGTGAGTGTGACTCCTGCGGTGGATAAAAGCGCGGTGACGGTTGAGGTCAGTGCGGTGACGAATGCTGAGGGTGAAACGCTAATCACACTCACCAGCAGCACTACGGCTGTGCTCGACATAATGGTTAATGCCAGAATCGGAACTACAGACGCTGTCGAGGCGGATCATCGTGTAAGCATCACGGGGAATATCGCGTCAGCGGTGGTCAGCCAGTTAATCCTCGAAGGTGATGTCATCACCAAATCAGCCGACGGTCGAAATAACTTTACCTACACCGCCACGGTCCTCGATACCAATCAAAATCCCGTGCCGGGAGCCACAATCACTGCAGCTGCCACCAGCAGTAACGTGACGATTGCAGTTAATGGTGTGACCAATCGCGATGGGCAGACAACAGTGACATTGACCAGCACTATCACTGCCGCGCTGGATATTATGTTGGTAGCACAGACGGGCAGTTCGGCGTCAAAAAATGCTAATAAAACAGTAAGTTTTACTGGCGATAGTGCTTCAGTTCTGGTTAGTAGCGTCATACTGCAAGGCAGTGAGGTGGTGAAAGCGGCGAATGGACAAAATAGCTTTACTTATATTGTCACAGTGAAAGACAGCACTGGTAACCGGGTACCGGGGGTGAGTCTGCAAGCTTCGGCAGATAAGCCAGGGGTTAATGCCTCGGTGCAGGGAATAACCAATCGTGATGGCGAAGTTTCTGTCACGCTGACCAGTACCACCACAGCGGCACTGGATGTAATGGTCAGTGCACACACAGACAACACAACTCCTGTTGATGCCAACCAGCGTGTGAGTTTTACCGGGGATGTCACCTCTGCGAAGGTAAGTCTGGTAACACTGAATGGTGCTGAGGTCAGCAAAGTGGCCAATGGTAATAGCGCCTTCACGTATACTGTGAGTGTGATAGATGCGCACGGCAACGCTGTACCTGGTGTATCACTGATTGCCACTGCGGATACAAATGACGTGACAACCGCTGTCAGCGGGACGACTGATTATTTAGGTCAGAGCACCATTACGCTGACCAGTACAACCCGCGCAGCTCTGGATATTATGGTTAATGCGCAGGTTGTCGGTGGTACGCCGGTCAATGCCAATAAAACGGTTAACTTCACAGGGAATGTTGCCTCGGGCAGCGTAAGTCGTGTTGAACTCAATGGCAATAGCGTCAGTAAAGCAGCGGATGGCGTGAGCACTTTTACTTATACAGCGATAGTCAGGGATGGCAATGGTAACCTGGTACCTGATGCCGTGGTCATCGCAACGGCAGATAAATCGGGTGTCACGACCCGGGTTGAAGGCGTCACTGATCGTGAGGGGCAAGTTGTTATTACGCTCACCAGCACCACCACTGCAGCACTGAATGTACTGGTCAGTGCGAAGCTCAGTAATACCTCGTCTGTCGATGCTGATAAAAAAGTCAGTTTTACCGGAGACCTGGCTTCAGCAACCGTCAGCACGGTAGAACTCAATGGTACAGAAATCAGTAAGCCCGCAGATGGACAGAGCCAGTTTACATATACCGTAACGGTCAAAGACAGACACGGTAACCGTGTGCCTGGTGCATTGTTCACTGCCTCGGCAGATAAATCCGGAGTAACCGCACTGGTGAGTGGTGTGACTAACGATGCCGGACAGGCAGTGATCACACTGCAGAGCAGCACAGTAGCCGCACTCGATATCATGGTCTCCGCGCAGGCAGCGACCGGGAATGCAGTGGATGCAAATAAAAGTGTCAGTTTTACCGGGAATCTTGCTTCAGCCGCTGTCAGTAGTGTGGTACTGGAGGGCAGTGAAACCAGTAAAATAGCAAATGGAGTCAATACCTTCACTTATATTGTCACAGTGAAAGACCAAAATGGTAACCGGGTACCGGGAGCCACGGTAACTTCTGTGGCAGATAAGTCCGGTGTGAGTGTTGCGGTGAGTAGCATTACTGACCGGAATGGCCAGAGTACTGTCACTCTGACCAGTAGTACGATAGCGGCGCTGGATATCATGGTCAGTGCAGTCACCGCCAACACTACGGCTGTGAATGCCGACAAGAAGGTGAGCTTCATTGCTGAGCTGGCTTCTGCCGCGGTCAGCAATGTGGTGCTTAATGGCACGCAAACCAGCAAAATAGCGGATGGCATAAACAACTTTACCTACACAGTAACCGTCAAAGATCGTCACGGTAACCTGGTGCCTGGTGCGACTGTGATCGCAGGGGTGAACAAGACCGGGGTCGGTACGGCTGTTATGGGTTTGACCAACAATTATGGTCAGGTGACAGTCACACTTACCAGCACTACTGAAGCAGTGGCGGATATTATCGTTCATGCAGGCGTAGGTAGTACTGCCACAGTCAATGCGCAGACTGCGGTGAGTTTTGTTGCTGACCAGGCATCCGCTGCAGTGAAAAGTGTGATTCTGGTTGGTACTGAAACAGAGCGCGTGGCCAACGGTACCAGTAGCTTCAGTTACAGCGTGACAGTAAAAGACAATAATGGAAATCCGGTGCCAGGCGTGACACCGGTTGTCATAGCAGATAAGTCCGGTGTCAGTACCTCGGTAAGCACTCCGACTGACGCACATGGTGTAACCGTGATCAGGCTGACCAGCACCACCACAGCTGTGGCGAATATCATGGTTACTGCGCAGGTAGGGAATAGCGCAGCGGCAAATGCAGACAAACGTGTGAGCTTTATTGCTGAGTTAGCCTCCGCGACGGTAAGCAGTGTGGTGCTTAATGGCAGTGAGACACGTAAAGTTGCAGATGGTGTGAATAGCTTTACTTATACCGTGACAGTCAAAGACCGAAATGGAAATCTGGTGCCGGGTGCTGCGGTGACGGTATCAGCCAGTAAAAGTGGGGTAACCGCCTCAGTTAGTGGCGTGACACGTACGAATGGTACCGCGATCCTGACCCTGACCAGTAGTAAAAAAGCGGTAGAAGCAGTCAGGGCGCGAGCAAGAGTGGGAACCAGCACGCAAGTTGAGGCAGACCGGGAAGTGAGTTTTATCGCTGATGCAGCTACCGCCACGGTAACCAGTGTGGTGCTGAACGGCTCAGAAACCAGCAAAGTGGCGGATGGGGTGAACCGCTTTACCTATACGGTCACGGTGAAAGACAGCAACGGTAATCTGCTACCCGGTGCCACTATTGTGGCGGCGGCAGACAAGTCTGCTGTGAGTGTTTCGGTGAGCGGCGTGACGAATTCAGAAGGTGTCGCAACAATCACCCTGATCAGCACGACTACCGCGGTAGCGCAGATTACTGTCAGTGCACAGACGGGCAGCAGTGCTGCGGTGTCGGCCAGCCCTGCGGTGAACTTTATTGCTGACCGTGTTTCAGCCACGGTAACCAGTGTGGTACTCAATGGCAGTGAAACCTGCCTGATCGCTAATGGTCTTAACAGCTTTACCTATACAGTCACAGTGAAAGACAGCAACGGCAATCGGGTGCCAGGCGTCGGTATTGTGGCGGTTGCAGATAAAGCGCATGTTACCACCGGGGTGAGCGGTATAACGGATACACAGGGTGTTACGACAGTCACGCTAACCAGTACCACTACAGCGGTATCAGGAATCACCGTGAGCGCTGGCGTGAACAGCCAGTCTTATATCAGTGCAAATCAGCAGGTCAGTTTCATTGCAGACCTGGCGACAGCCGCAGTGAGTGAGGTGTCACTCAATGGCAGCGAAACCCGTAAAGTTGCTGACGGTGTTAATAGCTTTACTTATGCGGTGACAGTCAAAGACAGCAACGGGAACCGGGTACCGGGTGCGGCGATTACTGTCGCTGCAGACAAAGCCGGAGTGAGTACCTCGGTCAGTGGAGTGACTGATGCACAGGGCGTCACGACCATTACGCTGACCAGCAGCAGCACGGCGGTGGCGGATATTCTGGTGAGCGCAAGGGTGTCAGGGACCACAGCGGCAGATGCTGACATGCGGGTGAGTTTTATTGCTGACCTGAGTTCGGCGAAGGTGAGCAGTGTTGTGCTGGACGGAACGGTAACCAGTAAAGTCGCTAATGGCAGTAGCAGCTTTACCTATACCGTGACAGTCAAAGATCGTAACGGCAACCTGGTGCCAGGGGCCGAGATCACGACAGCGGCGGATAAGGCTGCGGTGAGCACGGCGGTGAGCGGCATAACTGATGCACAAGGGGTGACTCGGATCACACTGACCAGTACAGTGACTGCGGTGGCTGACATACTGGTGAATGCACGGGTGTCAGGGACTGAGGCCGCGGATGCGAATCTGCGGGTGAGTTTCACGGCGGATCTGGCTTCTGCTGTGGTAAGCAGTGTTGTGCTTGATGGCAGCATCACCAGTAAGGTTGCGGATGGTGTTAACACCTTCACCTATTCAGTAATAGTGAAAGACAGCAATGGTAACCGTGTTCCCGGTGCACAGATTACCGCCGCGGCTGACAAGGCCGGGGTGAGTACATTGGTGAGTGGTCTGACGAATGCGGAAGGTGTGGCGACAGTGACGCTGACCAGCAGTACGGTGGCGGTGGCCGATATTTCAGTCAGTGCACGTGTCGCCAACACCGTAGCGTCGGTCGCGGCTGATAAGGTGAGCTTTATCGCTGACCGTGCCTCTGCTACGGTAAGTCAGGTTTTGCTGAACGGAACGGAAACCAGTAAAGTCGCAAACGGCAGTAACAACTTTACTTACACGGTGAGGGTTACAGACCGTTATGGCAATGCGGTACCGGAAATGAGTGTCGCTGCTGCGGCTGATAAATCCTATGTCAGCACTGGCGTGAGTGGCGTCACCAATGCGCAGGGGGAAACCACGGTAACACTGACAAGCAGTACCACTGCTGTACGGGGAATTACTGTCAGTGCCAGTGTCGATAATCAGCCATCTGTCAATGCCAATAAACAGGTTAGCTTTATTGGCGACCTCGCAACGGCGATGGTAAGCGCGGTAGTGTTGAATGGCAGTGAAACCAGCAAGGTCGCGGATGGCGTGAACAACTTTACCTATTCGGTTACTGTCAAAGACAGCTTTGGCAACCGGGTATCAGGTGCTCAGGTGGTGGTGACAGCGGATAGAGGGGATGTCATTACCTCCGTCAACGGTGTGACTGATGAGCAAGGTGAAATTACCGCCACCCTGACCAGCACAACTACTGCCGTATACAATGTCACACTGCGCGCGCAGGTTGGCAGCGGTACGACGGTTAATGCAGACAAAACAGTCAACTTTATTTTCGATGAGAGCAGTGCACGTGTCAGTGTGGTGTTGCTGGAAGGTGATGTCGTCAGTAAGGTGGCAAACGGCAGTAACAGCTTTACCTTTATTGCACAGCTGGTTGACAGCCACGGTAATGCAGTGAGAAAAGCAGGCTTACCTGTCAGCTGGAGTCAAAACAAAGGCCAGCTTGTTACGCTACCAGGCAGTAGCATGACCGACGCCAATGGCCGGGCAAGCATTATTCTGACCAGTACGACTACCGCGGTGTCGAAGATTACCGTCACCGGACAGTACCAGGCTACCACTGCAGTGAACGCGTCTAAAAATGTCAGTTTTATCTATGACGTTGCGACCGCAAAAGTTTCAAGTGTAGTGTTAAATGATGCGACCGTACTGAAAGTGGCGAATGGTTCAGATAGCTTCACCTACACGGCCCGGTTGAGCGATAGCAATGGTAATGCGATCGCAGAGGCGGGCTTAACCGTTTCATGGGCTCAGGATAAAGGCACCCTGGTCACATTGCCTGCTACCAGTCAAACCAATGAGCATGGTGAAGCAACTATTGTCCTGACAAGTACTATGAACGGCGTCAATGATGTACACGTCAGCGGACGCTACGGCACAACAGTGGCAGTGAATGCCGATAAAACTGTTTCGTTTGCCGCCGTACAATATGCAACCACAGGGCTGGTGACTAATGCGAAAACCGGCAGCGGGCTAAGTGGTGCAAAAATCGAACTTTATCAGAACGACCAGCTGTTAAATACCTACACTTCTGGCAGTGATGGTAAGTTTACCACGCAGCTCATTGCCGGTATTTATCAGGTGAAAATCTCACTCTCAGGTTTCATTACTCTGGAAAGAACGATTGAAATCAAAGCCAACGGCGATACCAGCTTTAGTTTCCCGTTATCACCGATGCTTGACGGAAATTATGCCCGTATTATGTTGAGCTGGAGTGAACCAAATCCGAAGGATCTTGACTCTCATCTTTATGTGCCCAACACAAACCCAGCAGGTTCAAGAATCCCTATCAACTACATGTCGAGAGAGCCATCCGGAGCAAACGCTAATCTCGACCTCGATCGGCAGGCATCTCCAGGGGCTGAAACTATTACCATAGTAAAAGATAACGTTGGTAAATATCTTTACTTTGTTCATGCGTATTCAACGGGAGGAAGTCAGGGAGCGATTTTTAAAGCCGATGTGACCATTAACCTGAGTAATGGCCAGACGCGCTCCTTTACACCACCGGCTCAGCCGATAGAGGGACGAATAACACCTGGATCTTACTGGCTGGTCTTTGAACTGGATACTACCTCAGGCGAACCCGTGATTACGGAAATCAATACGATCGGGAATAAACCGGCGTTGTAA
- a CDS encoding hypothetical protein (ID:JIFNMEKO_02221;~source:Prodigal:2.6) encodes MEANKRVSFTADLNSARVSTLILEDAQTSKIADGVNTFTYTATVLDSNGNRVPAAALTATADKQHVSAVVNGITDAQGRVTVTLKSSTTATLDIMLSARVANTATANADRRVNFTADLASATVSSVVLNGSET; translated from the coding sequence GTGGAGGCGAATAAGCGCGTTAGCTTCACGGCGGATCTTAACTCAGCCAGGGTCAGTACCCTGATACTCGAAGACGCGCAGACGAGTAAAATTGCGGACGGTGTCAATACGTTCACTTATACAGCAACTGTGCTCGATAGCAATGGCAACCGTGTACCAGCCGCGGCGTTGACGGCGACTGCTGATAAACAACACGTTAGTGCGGTTGTCAACGGTATCACTGATGCGCAGGGTAGGGTCACGGTCACACTAAAGAGCAGTACAACAGCTACGCTGGATATCATGCTCAGCGCCAGAGTGGCGAACACAGCAACAGCCAATGCCGACAGACGCGTGAACTTCACAGCCGATCTTGCCAGCGCCACGGTCAGCAGTGTGGTGTTAAATGGTTCCGAGACTTAA
- a CDS encoding hypothetical protein (ID:JIFNMEKO_02222;~source:Prodigal:2.6), protein MGPDGTVIARDVADYRALSLVEAVIALRRHPFGLQAPEEPLHRGIIPAVTPATHALLYPTAPQSLPVLTAGIVAALIAVEHHACWLTPKLPGHLQCFDREGRVRRRRYRPAHRFAGEQIQHCCQISPAFSRPDIRHIAAPDLIRRGNRELPVEMVRYFNVFVPAAFVFMRRDLATGDIQLFHQLTGQPSPESDALSADHRGDTSRASRATTGVPDFTDETPFNGTLSVRIPAIFTNVAITASVNTEQPAQWRYRVVRPQTVYYRELFRESDIKSAVAFFRISFSISGRCIRFLISLSSVCSGVRGSPGGVFPWRSIRNDFTRRLMAERLTFIALAASP, encoded by the coding sequence GTGGGGCCGGATGGCACTGTAATAGCCCGTGATGTAGCTGATTATCGCGCTCTGAGCCTCGTTGAAGCTGTTATAGCCCTTCGTCGGCACCCATTCGGTCTTCAGGCTCCGGAAGAACCGCTCCATCGGGGCATTATCCCAGCAGTTACCCCGGCGACTCATGCTCTGCTTTATCCGACAGCGCCACAGAGCCTGCCGGTACTGACGGCTGGTATAGTGGCTGCCCTGATCGCTGTGGAACATCACGCCTGTTGGCTTACCCCGAAGCTCCCAGGCCATCTGCAATGCTTTGACCGTGAGGGCCGGGTCCGGCGACGTCGATATCGCCCAGCCCACAGGTTTGCGGGCGAACAGATCCAGCACTGCTGCCAGATAAGCCCAGCATTTTCCCGTCCAGATATACGTCACATCGCCGCACCAGACCTGATCCGGCGCGGTAACCGCGAACTGCCGGTCGAGATGGTTCGGTATTTCAATGTGTTCGTTCCCGCCGCGTTTGTATTTATGCGCCGGGACCTGGCAACTGGCGATATCCAGCTCTTTCATCAGCTTACCGGCCAGCCATCGCCCGAGTCTGACGCCCTTAGCGCTGACCATCGTGGCGATACTTCTCGCGCCAGCAGAGCCACCACTGGCGTTCCAGACTTCACTGACGAGACTCCGTTTAACGGCACGCTCAGCGTCAGAATCCCTGCCATTTTTACGAATGTAGCGATAACTGCTTCGGTGAACACCGAACAGCCGGCCCAATGGCGCTACCGGGTAGTGCGCCCTCAGACTGTCTATTATCGTGAACTGTTCAGGGAGTCCGACATCAAGAGCGCGGTAGCCTTTTTTAGGATTTCATTCTCCATTTCAGGGCGTTGTATCCGTTTTCTCATTTCCCTGAGTTCAGTCTGCTCAGGCGTCAGAGGCAGCCCCGGGGGCGTTTTCCCCTGGCGCTCCATACGTAACGATTTTACCCGGCGGTTGATGGCGGAGAGGCTGACGTTCATCGCCTTAGCCGCCTCGCCGTGA